A single window of Candidatus Flexicrinis affinis DNA harbors:
- a CDS encoding Gfo/Idh/MocA family oxidoreductase, with protein MTPIRWGILATGKIARKLAHDIGTMEDAEVVAVGSRSQANASTFAKEFNVPNAYGSYDDLVRDPNVDVIYVATPNHMHYQNTMACLRAGKPVLCEKPFALNTRQAQEMIDYAERHNLFVMEAIWSRFIPAHRKLYDLAWTGALGEIRAISAEFGFRAQFDPASRLFDPAQGGGALLDLGVYALALVVKLLGTPDRVTGFAQLSATNVDEQSAIVLGFPSGAVANITCALRTQLSNAARIYGTKGRARLHEPFWRPDELTTVIDDNEQHYAIPRQNWGYQHELEEVHRCLREGHVESPLMSHDDTLTIARIMDDLRRQWGVTYPGD; from the coding sequence GTGACGCCGATCCGCTGGGGCATTCTGGCAACCGGAAAGATCGCCCGAAAGCTAGCCCATGACATTGGCACTATGGAGGACGCGGAGGTCGTTGCCGTCGGCAGCAGATCGCAGGCCAACGCAAGCACGTTCGCGAAGGAATTCAACGTGCCGAACGCATACGGCAGCTACGACGATCTGGTCCGCGACCCGAATGTCGACGTGATCTACGTCGCAACGCCCAACCACATGCACTACCAGAACACCATGGCTTGCCTGCGGGCAGGGAAACCGGTACTGTGCGAGAAACCGTTTGCGCTGAACACCCGTCAGGCGCAGGAGATGATCGACTATGCCGAGCGCCACAACCTCTTCGTGATGGAAGCGATCTGGTCGCGCTTTATTCCAGCCCACCGCAAGCTGTACGATCTGGCGTGGACGGGGGCGCTTGGCGAGATTCGCGCGATCAGCGCCGAGTTCGGCTTCCGCGCGCAATTCGATCCTGCCAGTCGCCTATTCGATCCAGCACAAGGCGGCGGCGCGCTGCTCGATCTCGGGGTCTATGCGCTGGCCCTCGTGGTCAAGCTGTTGGGCACGCCGGATCGGGTGACCGGCTTCGCTCAGCTTAGCGCAACCAACGTGGACGAGCAGTCGGCCATCGTACTGGGTTTCCCGTCGGGAGCAGTCGCGAACATCACCTGCGCGCTCCGCACACAGCTATCCAACGCTGCACGAATCTACGGGACCAAGGGCCGAGCTCGTCTGCACGAGCCGTTTTGGCGTCCGGACGAGCTGACGACGGTGATTGACGACAACGAGCAACACTACGCAATCCCGCGGCAGAATTGGGGCTACCAGCATGAACTCGAAGAGGTGCACCGCTGCTTGCGCGAAGGTCACGTCGAGTCGCCCCTGATGTCGCACGACGATACGCTTACAATCGCCCGCATCATGGACGACTTGCGCAGACAGTGGGGCGTAACGTATCCGGGCGACTGA
- a CDS encoding branched-chain amino acid transaminase — translation MNFGTYAWRNGEWVAFEDCTVHVTAHALHYGSSVFEGIRAYSTPSGPAVFRLQPHTKRMVNSCKLAKIDLPYSADEINSAILETIRRNGHDACYIRPLAFRGRGAMGLEGRKNATDLVIFTMEWGRYLGSDAIENGVDVQISSWRRMAPGTSSSWGKIGGQYVNSQFISMEAHDNGFHEGLALDINGYVSEGAGENVFVVVDGVVITPGSWASILLGVTRDSAITLLKDMGVEVRFEPIPRDMLYLADEVFFTGTAAEITPVRSIDRMPVGSGTRGPITKALQERFFGITSGSSEDKHGWLSYVNK, via the coding sequence ATGAACTTTGGAACCTATGCATGGCGCAACGGCGAATGGGTAGCGTTTGAGGACTGCACCGTCCACGTTACAGCCCACGCGCTGCACTACGGATCAAGCGTATTCGAGGGCATTCGGGCGTATAGCACGCCGTCGGGGCCGGCCGTGTTTCGCCTTCAGCCCCACACCAAGCGTATGGTGAACTCCTGCAAGTTGGCAAAGATCGATCTGCCGTACTCCGCGGACGAAATCAACAGCGCGATCCTCGAGACAATCCGCCGCAACGGGCATGACGCGTGCTACATCCGGCCACTTGCCTTCCGCGGGCGGGGTGCGATGGGCCTAGAAGGCCGCAAAAACGCCACCGACCTCGTGATTTTCACGATGGAGTGGGGGCGGTATCTCGGCTCGGACGCCATCGAGAACGGCGTGGACGTGCAGATCAGCTCGTGGCGGCGCATGGCCCCCGGCACGTCGTCGAGCTGGGGCAAGATTGGCGGGCAATACGTCAACAGCCAGTTCATCAGCATGGAAGCGCATGACAACGGTTTCCACGAGGGACTTGCGCTCGACATCAACGGCTATGTAAGCGAAGGCGCAGGCGAGAACGTGTTTGTCGTCGTGGACGGTGTAGTCATCACGCCGGGAAGCTGGGCCTCGATCTTGCTAGGCGTTACGCGGGACAGCGCGATCACGCTGCTGAAGGACATGGGCGTGGAAGTGCGCTTCGAGCCGATCCCGCGCGACATGCTGTACTTGGCCGACGAAGTCTTCTTCACCGGCACCGCGGCGGAGATCACACCGGTGCGCTCGATCGACCGCATGCCGGTGGGCAGCGGCACGCGCGGCCCGATCACCAAGGCGCTGCAAGAGCGGTTCTTTGGGATAACGTCAGGCTCGTCCGAGGACAAGCACGGCTGGTTGAGTTACGTGAACAAGTGA
- a CDS encoding 2-isopropylmalate synthase — MPKYPENHVVIFDTTLRDGEQSPGATLTSAEKLEIARQLAKLGVDIIEAGFPAASPDDLAAVQRIAREVGMPDGPVITGLARAIESDIRTCWEGVKDAAKPRIHTFLGVSEYHLNYITKTTKAEALEIIRKGVTLAKSLCDDVEFSPMDAGRADPAFLVEVCALAVQCGATTLNIPDTVGYVAPQEWYELIHNLIHETPGAGPGSGIIWSVHCHNDLGMATANTLAGVQAGARQVEVTVNGIGERAGNTSLEEVVMALHTRPQYYHLSTSINTREIVKTSRMVSNYTGMPVQPNKAIVGANAFAHESGIHQDGMLKNAQTFEIMTPETVGLHESRLVLGKHSGRHALKVRLQELGYTFEGDELNRVFARFKALADAKKHVTDADLEALVADETHKPQEIYSLVDCQITCGTMGMPTATLKIRSEVGDEFVHASVGTGPVDAAFRAVDAIVQAPNTLIEYAVHAVTEGIDALGEVTVRISPSGDNRTFGGYGAEPDIVVASIKAYMAALNRMLVALGHGDIKPEGEAAAVGIRGA; from the coding sequence ATGCCCAAGTACCCTGAGAACCATGTCGTCATCTTCGATACGACGCTGCGCGACGGCGAACAAAGCCCCGGCGCAACGCTGACCAGCGCGGAAAAGTTGGAGATCGCCCGTCAGCTCGCAAAGCTGGGCGTCGACATCATCGAGGCCGGCTTCCCTGCTGCGTCGCCGGACGACTTGGCGGCCGTTCAGCGTATCGCCCGCGAGGTCGGCATGCCAGACGGCCCCGTCATCACGGGTCTGGCCCGGGCGATCGAGAGCGATATTCGCACGTGCTGGGAGGGTGTGAAGGACGCGGCCAAGCCGCGCATTCACACGTTCCTCGGTGTGTCTGAATATCATCTCAACTACATCACGAAGACCACGAAAGCCGAGGCGCTGGAGATCATCCGCAAAGGCGTCACGCTCGCCAAGAGCCTCTGCGACGACGTCGAGTTCAGCCCGATGGATGCAGGCCGCGCCGATCCGGCATTTCTGGTCGAGGTGTGCGCGCTGGCCGTGCAGTGTGGCGCAACGACCCTCAACATCCCCGATACGGTCGGCTACGTTGCGCCGCAAGAGTGGTACGAGCTGATCCACAACCTGATCCACGAAACGCCCGGTGCCGGCCCCGGCTCAGGCATCATCTGGTCGGTACACTGCCACAACGACCTTGGCATGGCGACTGCGAACACACTGGCTGGCGTACAGGCCGGTGCGCGGCAGGTCGAGGTGACCGTCAACGGCATTGGCGAACGCGCAGGCAACACCAGCCTCGAAGAAGTCGTGATGGCGCTGCACACGCGGCCGCAGTACTACCATCTATCGACCAGTATCAACACGCGAGAGATCGTGAAGACGAGCCGGATGGTGAGCAACTACACCGGCATGCCAGTCCAGCCCAACAAGGCCATCGTCGGGGCGAATGCGTTCGCACATGAATCCGGCATCCATCAGGACGGCATGCTCAAGAATGCGCAGACGTTCGAGATCATGACTCCAGAGACGGTCGGGCTGCACGAGTCGCGGCTGGTTCTCGGCAAGCACAGCGGCCGCCACGCGCTCAAGGTCCGCTTGCAGGAGTTGGGCTACACCTTCGAAGGCGACGAGCTGAACCGTGTGTTTGCGCGCTTTAAGGCGCTAGCCGACGCCAAGAAGCATGTCACCGACGCCGATCTCGAAGCGCTGGTCGCCGATGAAACGCATAAGCCGCAGGAGATCTACTCGCTGGTCGACTGTCAGATCACGTGTGGGACGATGGGCATGCCGACAGCGACGCTCAAGATCCGCAGCGAGGTTGGCGACGAGTTTGTGCATGCTTCGGTCGGCACCGGGCCGGTGGATGCGGCATTCCGTGCCGTGGACGCGATCGTACAGGCGCCCAACACGTTGATCGAGTACGCGGTTCATGCCGTGACGGAAGGGATCGACGCGTTGGGCGAAGTGACCGTGCGCATATCACCGTCCGGCGACAACCGGACGTTTGGCGGTTACGGCGCCGAACCGGATATTGTGGTTGCCAGCATCAAGGCGTACATGGCGGCGCTCAACCGCATGCTGGTTGCGCTCGGCCACGGCGACATCAAGCCGGAAGGCGAAGCCGCCGCCGTAGGCATTCGAGGCGCCTAG
- a CDS encoding DMT family transporter → MPSHVHSVLQALFVTFLWSTSVILIKTGLETLPSLTFAGLRYGLAFVILLPLALHANHRSASTRLTRADWRRLILLGLIAYTFTQGAQFVALDYLPPATHSMMMNSTSAVVLVIGAVWLSEHPTRLQIAGLTVFFAGIVLYFAGSDFSGTQGTGLAVAAFQVFANAGAAVLGRFVNRSATLSPLLITTISMGVGAVVLIAAGLLTQGLPALDVGEIAIVVWLAGINTAFAFTLWNHTQRTLSAMESSMINSTMLIQVGVLAWVFLGDALSVREVAGMLLAAFGVLLVQVRRLHRTRRSSQLESADNVA, encoded by the coding sequence ATGCCATCGCACGTCCACAGTGTGCTGCAAGCGCTCTTCGTCACGTTTCTGTGGTCCACCTCCGTCATTCTCATCAAGACCGGCCTCGAAACACTGCCCTCATTGACGTTCGCCGGTCTGCGTTACGGGTTGGCGTTCGTGATTCTTCTCCCGCTGGCGCTGCACGCGAATCACCGGAGCGCGAGCACGCGCCTGACACGCGCGGACTGGCGTCGGCTGATCCTGCTCGGCTTGATCGCGTATACCTTCACACAAGGCGCGCAGTTCGTCGCGCTCGACTATCTACCACCTGCCACCCACAGCATGATGATGAACAGCACATCCGCCGTCGTGCTGGTGATCGGCGCAGTCTGGCTTTCCGAGCACCCGACACGCCTACAAATCGCCGGTCTCACGGTGTTCTTCGCCGGCATTGTGCTGTATTTCGCCGGATCGGACTTCTCCGGTACGCAGGGGACCGGCCTTGCCGTTGCGGCGTTCCAAGTGTTTGCGAATGCCGGTGCTGCCGTGCTGGGTCGCTTTGTCAACCGGTCAGCGACACTCTCTCCCCTGCTCATCACCACGATCAGCATGGGAGTCGGCGCGGTCGTGCTGATCGCTGCCGGACTTCTCACGCAAGGTCTACCGGCGCTCGATGTTGGAGAAATCGCGATCGTCGTCTGGCTTGCAGGCATCAACACGGCCTTCGCGTTCACGCTCTGGAATCACACCCAGCGCACGCTTTCCGCTATGGAATCGAGCATGATCAACAGCACCATGCTGATCCAGGTTGGCGTGCTTGCGTGGGTCTTCCTCGGCGATGCGCTGTCGGTTCGCGAAGTCGCCGGCATGCTGCTTGCCGCCTTCGGCGTCCTGCTGGTGCAGGTTCGTCGGCTGCACCGCACGCGACGCTCGTCTCAACTCGAGTCCGCGGACAACGTGGCATGA
- the ilvC gene encoding ketol-acid reductoisomerase: MATMYYENHADLSLLAGKTIAVIGYGSQGHAHALNCKDSGLNVVVGLHAGSKSRAKAEADGLTVLTPGEATQVADVIMIVTPDTVQADVYNDEIGPNLKPGAMLMFAHGFNIHFGTIVPPANVDVTMVAPKSPGHRVREVYLDGGGVPGLVAVHQDATGQAKAKALAYAKAIGCTRAGVIETTFKEETETDLFGEQVVLCGGVTALIRASFETLVKAGYQPEIAYFECLHELKLIVDLLYQGGLSYMWYSVSDTAEYGGYVVGDSFEHMVKEEMSGVLSRIQSGEFARAWIHENKDGRPNFGPRRKTEHDLLLEKVGAELRDMMPFLNAKRVKQD; the protein is encoded by the coding sequence ATGGCAACGATGTATTACGAGAACCACGCCGACCTGAGCCTGCTGGCCGGCAAGACGATTGCGGTGATCGGGTATGGCAGTCAGGGGCACGCACACGCGCTGAACTGCAAAGACAGCGGACTGAACGTTGTGGTCGGCCTTCACGCGGGCAGCAAGAGCCGCGCAAAGGCCGAAGCAGATGGACTGACCGTCCTGACGCCGGGCGAAGCGACACAGGTCGCAGACGTCATCATGATCGTCACGCCGGACACGGTGCAGGCAGACGTCTACAACGACGAGATCGGCCCGAACCTGAAGCCGGGCGCGATGCTGATGTTCGCCCACGGGTTCAATATCCACTTCGGAACGATCGTGCCGCCGGCCAATGTCGACGTGACGATGGTCGCGCCCAAATCACCCGGGCACCGCGTGCGCGAGGTCTACCTCGACGGCGGCGGCGTACCGGGTCTGGTGGCAGTCCATCAGGACGCAACCGGGCAGGCCAAGGCGAAGGCGTTGGCCTACGCCAAGGCGATCGGCTGCACGCGCGCCGGCGTGATCGAGACGACGTTCAAGGAAGAGACCGAGACCGACTTGTTCGGCGAGCAGGTCGTATTGTGCGGCGGCGTCACTGCGCTGATCCGCGCGAGCTTCGAGACGTTGGTGAAGGCCGGATATCAGCCCGAGATCGCGTATTTCGAGTGCTTGCACGAACTCAAGCTGATCGTGGATCTGCTGTATCAAGGCGGCCTGAGCTACATGTGGTACAGCGTGAGCGATACGGCAGAATACGGCGGCTACGTCGTCGGCGACTCGTTCGAGCACATGGTCAAGGAAGAGATGTCGGGCGTGCTCTCACGAATTCAGAGCGGCGAATTCGCGCGCGCGTGGATTCATGAGAACAAGGACGGCCGTCCGAACTTCGGCCCGCGCCGCAAGACCGAGCATGACCTGCTACTGGAGAAGGTCGGCGCGGAACTGCGCGACATGATGCCGTTCTTGAACGCCAAGCGGGTCAAGCAGGACTAG
- the leuC gene encoding 3-isopropylmalate dehydratase large subunit, which produces MAGKTLFEKVWDAHLVRPQTADTPAVLYIDLHLVHEVTSPQAFTLLRERGLKVRRPDKTLATMDHSTPTTPRGLDGIIPVTDSQAAFQLDYLTRNCQEFGIPLFALGTENQGIVHVIGPEQGLTQPGMTIVCGDSHTSTHGAFGALAFGIGTSEVGHVLATQTLLQNKPKTMAIKVDGTLSPGVTAKDIILAIIAKIGVGGGTGYVVEYMGSAIRGLSMEGRMTICNMSIEGGARAGMVAPDETTFNYIAGRPRAPKGAEWDAAVARWRSLPSDDGAEFDATVELDGDALTPMITYGTNPGMGMRITDRVPDPDQIGDVSAKMALDKALRYMDLQPGQSLLGKPVNVVFIGSCTNSRITDLREAAKYLNGRKVADNVRVMVVPGSQQVKKQAEAEGLDEVFKAAGAEWREAGCSMCIAMNGDQLAPGEYAVSTSNRNFEGRQGKGGRTFLASPLTAAATALTGVVTDPRTLVTN; this is translated from the coding sequence ATGGCAGGAAAGACGCTCTTCGAAAAGGTATGGGACGCGCATTTGGTTCGGCCGCAGACGGCCGACACACCGGCCGTCCTGTACATCGACCTGCATCTGGTGCATGAGGTCACGTCGCCGCAGGCGTTCACCCTGCTGCGCGAGCGTGGACTGAAGGTCCGCCGGCCGGACAAAACGCTGGCGACGATGGATCACAGCACGCCGACGACGCCGCGCGGGCTGGACGGGATCATTCCCGTGACCGACTCGCAGGCGGCGTTTCAGCTCGACTATCTGACGCGCAATTGTCAGGAATTCGGCATCCCGCTCTTCGCGCTCGGTACCGAGAATCAAGGCATCGTGCACGTGATCGGGCCGGAGCAGGGGCTAACACAGCCCGGCATGACGATCGTGTGCGGCGACAGCCACACCAGCACGCACGGCGCGTTCGGGGCGCTGGCATTCGGCATCGGCACCAGCGAGGTCGGGCACGTGCTGGCGACTCAGACCCTGCTTCAGAACAAGCCCAAGACCATGGCGATCAAGGTGGACGGCACGCTTTCGCCGGGCGTCACGGCGAAAGACATTATCCTCGCCATCATCGCCAAGATCGGCGTTGGGGGCGGCACAGGCTACGTCGTCGAGTACATGGGCAGCGCCATCCGCGGCTTGTCGATGGAAGGGCGCATGACGATCTGCAATATGTCGATCGAGGGTGGCGCGCGCGCCGGGATGGTCGCGCCTGACGAAACGACGTTCAACTACATTGCGGGCCGGCCCCGTGCGCCGAAGGGCGCCGAATGGGACGCGGCGGTAGCGCGCTGGCGATCGCTGCCCAGCGACGACGGCGCCGAGTTCGACGCGACGGTTGAGCTAGACGGCGACGCGCTCACCCCAATGATCACCTATGGTACCAACCCGGGTATGGGCATGCGCATCACGGATCGCGTGCCCGACCCCGATCAGATAGGTGACGTCAGCGCGAAGATGGCGCTCGACAAGGCGCTGCGCTACATGGACCTTCAGCCGGGGCAAAGCCTGCTGGGCAAGCCGGTCAACGTCGTGTTCATCGGAAGCTGCACCAACTCGCGCATCACCGATTTGCGCGAGGCTGCCAAGTACCTGAACGGCCGCAAGGTAGCAGACAACGTCCGCGTGATGGTCGTGCCCGGGTCGCAGCAGGTAAAGAAGCAGGCCGAGGCCGAGGGTTTGGACGAGGTCTTTAAGGCGGCGGGCGCAGAGTGGCGCGAGGCGGGCTGCTCGATGTGCATTGCCATGAACGGCGATCAGCTCGCGCCGGGCGAATATGCCGTCAGCACCAGCAACCGCAACTTCGAAGGCCGGCAGGGCAAGGGTGGACGCACGTTTCTCGCCAGCCCGTTGACTGCAGCGGCAACGGCGCTGACCGGTGTCGTCACCGACCCGCGCACGCTGGTGACGAACTAG
- the ilvB gene encoding biosynthetic-type acetolactate synthase large subunit, with amino-acid sequence MLLTGAEILLECLIKEGVEVVFGYPGGAILPTYDAMTKYPQIRHVLVRHEQGASHMADGFARASGKVGVCIATSGPGATNLVTGLATAMMDSVGIVAITGQVARGSIGTDAFQETDVTGVTLPVTKHNYLVMSAAEIPLVVEEAFHIARSGRPGPVLIDIPKDVQIEKAEFLGYPTGKLRLPGYKVPDSAEDNDIVEAIRLIQEAERPLILAGHGLIMSHATQQLQELAELAGIPVTLTLLGKGAMSEHHPLCIGMMGMHGNAASNHAIQEADLLIALGMRFDDRVTGNIKTYSPNSRKIHVDIDPSEINKNVKVDIGIVGDLRTVLTQMLPLVPRKQHPEWVRRIRDWQEDGSERDILTHYDGTALLGAQVINDLWKFTDGNAVTVTDVGQHQMLEAQYYPHQRPASMLTSGGLGTMGFGFPAAIGAKFAKPDEEVWAIVGDGGFQMTLAELATARQENVDVKIAILNNGFLGMVRQWQEIFYEQRYHATPMVNPDFCKLAEAYGIPSMRVTSRDQIKDSVEFARSIKGPVLIEYVILKEEMVYPMVPAGADLDKMIRRPKLGEKQP; translated from the coding sequence ATGCTGCTGACCGGCGCCGAAATCTTACTGGAGTGTCTCATCAAAGAAGGGGTCGAAGTCGTTTTCGGCTACCCGGGCGGCGCAATCCTCCCGACGTATGACGCGATGACCAAATACCCGCAGATTCGCCACGTGCTCGTTCGACACGAACAGGGCGCAAGCCACATGGCGGACGGGTTCGCCCGTGCCTCGGGCAAGGTCGGCGTGTGCATCGCCACCAGCGGCCCGGGCGCGACCAACCTCGTTACCGGGCTAGCCACCGCCATGATGGACTCGGTTGGCATCGTCGCGATCACCGGGCAGGTGGCGCGCGGCTCAATCGGAACCGACGCGTTCCAAGAGACCGACGTCACCGGCGTAACGCTGCCTGTGACCAAACACAACTATCTCGTCATGTCCGCGGCCGAGATCCCGCTCGTCGTCGAAGAGGCATTCCACATCGCTCGGTCGGGCCGGCCCGGCCCTGTGCTGATCGACATCCCCAAGGACGTGCAGATTGAGAAGGCCGAATTTCTCGGCTATCCGACCGGGAAGCTTCGCCTGCCCGGGTACAAGGTTCCTGACAGCGCCGAAGATAACGACATCGTGGAGGCGATCCGGCTCATTCAGGAGGCCGAGCGCCCGCTGATCCTCGCCGGCCACGGACTCATCATGAGCCACGCCACCCAGCAGCTTCAGGAACTGGCCGAGCTGGCAGGCATTCCGGTGACGCTCACGCTGCTCGGCAAGGGCGCGATGTCGGAACATCACCCGCTGTGCATCGGCATGATGGGCATGCACGGCAACGCGGCCAGCAACCACGCCATTCAGGAAGCGGATCTGCTGATCGCCCTCGGCATGCGGTTCGACGACCGCGTAACCGGAAACATAAAGACGTACTCACCGAATTCGCGCAAGATCCACGTCGATATCGATCCGTCCGAGATTAACAAGAACGTGAAGGTCGACATCGGTATCGTAGGCGACCTGCGCACCGTCCTTACGCAGATGCTTCCGCTCGTCCCGCGCAAACAGCACCCGGAGTGGGTGCGCCGTATTCGCGATTGGCAAGAGGACGGCAGCGAGCGCGACATCTTGACGCATTACGACGGCACCGCACTGCTCGGCGCGCAGGTCATCAACGACCTGTGGAAGTTCACCGACGGTAACGCTGTGACCGTCACCGACGTTGGCCAGCACCAGATGCTTGAGGCCCAGTATTACCCGCATCAACGTCCGGCATCGATGTTGACCAGCGGCGGTCTGGGGACGATGGGGTTTGGCTTTCCGGCGGCCATCGGCGCGAAGTTCGCCAAGCCGGACGAGGAAGTGTGGGCGATTGTCGGAGACGGCGGCTTTCAGATGACGCTGGCCGAACTGGCGACTGCGCGGCAGGAGAACGTCGATGTCAAGATCGCGATTCTCAACAACGGATTCCTCGGCATGGTACGCCAGTGGCAGGAGATCTTCTACGAACAGCGCTACCACGCCACCCCGATGGTCAACCCGGACTTCTGCAAGCTGGCCGAAGCCTACGGCATTCCGTCGATGCGCGTGACCAGCCGCGACCAGATTAAAGACTCGGTCGAGTTCGCGCGCAGTATCAAAGGCCCGGTGCTGATCGAGTACGTCATCCTCAAGGAGGAAATGGTGTATCCGATGGTGCCTGCCGGGGCTGATCTGGACAAGATGATCCGCCGCCCGAAACTGGGAGAAAAGCAGCCATGA
- the ilvN gene encoding acetolactate synthase small subunit, translating into MSTNTPKKHIISALVENKPGVLNRLVSLFRRRNFNIDSLTVGRTHKQHVSRMTIVIDGHRLNPRQMVANLYKLVNVIDARLISEDLHVERDMALVKVRTDDTESFNAVTELCERFPARIIDMGMQVAIVEITARTELVEEFIGQLKPIGIIELVRTGVVAMGRGVRTQDTEYEPASMTLQDGELERYSV; encoded by the coding sequence ATGAGCACGAACACGCCCAAGAAACACATCATCTCGGCACTGGTTGAGAACAAGCCCGGCGTGCTCAATCGGCTCGTAAGCCTGTTTCGCCGGCGCAACTTCAACATCGACAGCTTGACGGTCGGACGTACCCACAAGCAGCACGTCAGCCGAATGACGATTGTGATTGATGGCCACCGGCTGAACCCACGCCAGATGGTCGCCAACCTCTACAAGCTGGTCAACGTCATCGACGCCCGCCTGATCAGCGAAGACTTGCACGTCGAGCGCGACATGGCGCTCGTCAAGGTACGCACCGACGACACCGAGAGCTTCAACGCCGTGACCGAACTGTGCGAGCGGTTCCCGGCCCGCATCATCGACATGGGCATGCAGGTCGCGATCGTCGAGATCACCGCGCGCACCGAGTTGGTCGAGGAGTTTATCGGCCAGCTCAAGCCGATCGGCATCATTGAACTGGTCCGCACCGGTGTGGTGGCGATGGGACGCGGCGTGCGCACACAGGATACCGAGTACGAGCCGGCGTCGATGACGCTGCAAGACGGCGAACTCGAGCGTTACAGCGTTTAG
- a CDS encoding ComF family protein: MLRNAAGWILDLLYPPTCAHCRRVGAAWCETCQRMLDSMPGKNLTRWLTPDLRAVAAHAYDGVMRDAVVAFKFQRATELADSLAGHIAVAIEKAGLGRSAIVPVPSHTARVRWRGYDHTALLAEALADHTGLPYVHALERSVWHGPQVGRDAAERHRAVQGAFVCSADPVPAAAILVDDVVTTGATMIACADTLRAAGAASVVCAAVCFA; encoded by the coding sequence ATGCTTCGGAATGCGGCTGGTTGGATCCTCGACCTGCTGTATCCACCGACCTGTGCGCATTGCCGCCGGGTCGGCGCGGCATGGTGCGAAACCTGCCAGCGCATGCTCGACTCCATGCCCGGCAAGAACCTTACCCGATGGCTAACGCCGGACCTGCGGGCAGTGGCAGCGCACGCATACGACGGCGTAATGCGGGATGCCGTGGTTGCGTTCAAGTTTCAGCGGGCGACGGAGCTTGCGGACTCGCTGGCAGGGCATATCGCGGTAGCGATCGAAAAAGCCGGGTTAGGCCGCAGCGCGATCGTGCCGGTGCCCTCGCATACCGCCCGCGTGCGCTGGCGCGGCTATGATCATACGGCGCTGTTGGCCGAAGCGCTCGCTGACCATACCGGTCTACCCTACGTACACGCGCTTGAGCGAAGCGTTTGGCACGGGCCGCAAGTCGGACGGGATGCAGCAGAGCGGCATCGGGCTGTTCAGGGGGCGTTCGTGTGCTCCGCAGACCCCGTGCCGGCCGCGGCGATCCTCGTCGATGATGTCGTCACGACAGGAGCCACGATGATCGCGTGCGCCGATACGCTGCGCGCAGCGGGTGCAGCGAGCGTGGTTTGCGCGGCAGTCTGTTTCGCCTGA